In Diadema setosum chromosome 7, eeDiaSeto1, whole genome shotgun sequence, the DNA window ACCGTACAACTCATTGTGGATCCATGCGTGGACATATGGGGTGTAAGATGCCCttatcgtttttgtttttttgaacaaaaaatcaacagaaaaaacTGGAGGACGTGCGTGtggttctccccccccccccccacacacacacacactttacagaattcctggacccacccctgacaactgcaaaaaataatggtacatattagccaggatgctacattctatgCTTGTGTATAGTTGATATCATCCTTTATATTTGTCATTATAtgacagcaatagcatcatttatTCCGGATTACTAATGGTTATTCCAATAAGATTGAGTCAGCAATATCTGGGTTGGGTTTCCCGATTAGATTAAGtgctttacaaacactcaccagtgagaagttggtcagagaTGACATTCTGCGGGATGGATCTGACGGTGCTTCATTGTTCAATACTAGCATTGGTATCTCTTGAATGCAGtccatgtccttggtgatgcctactggaaatgaagaaacaaaaagaaaaagaaatacacatgatgcacaaacatttcatttttttccatcatatttattgaaagattgactttatcatttcttttaccAAGATTAACCTTTTAATAGCACAATTTTCAGGTAGCCCTTTGTAAATGTCCACAAAcaagagggttttttttcccaGCAGAGATCGGACAGATTGGTGATCTGCATCAATGCAAAAGCAGTCAAACGGTACATGCATCCTCATTTGAAAATTGCTCATAGATTATCACTCTGCTTGGATGGTCCAGGTACAATTGCTACATTCTCCAGTTGTGTGTTAGCCATTTGCTACAATATGACAAGAAGAATAACATGTCATCCAGATTGCAACCAGTGGTTAATTCATGTGGGGCACATCGGGTGTAAGAtaccctttatttttgtctttttttaacaaaagaaatgaacagaaaaactggaggacgtgccagtggtccccccccccctcccaactttcacagaattcctggacccacccctgacaacacaaacactggtacatggtagccaggatgctacattctttACTTGTGTGTAGTTTACGTCATCCTTTTTAATTGCTATTAAAGTGTATAAGACAGCAAGAGCATCATTTAATCTTAATTACTAATGGATATTCCAACAagattaatgcagcaatatctggttgggtttccCAACAAGATTAAGGCTTTACAAATACTCACAGTGAGAAGTTGGTTAGAGCTGCCATTTTGCTGGGATGGATCTGATGGTGCTTCGTTGTTCAATTCTGGTATCGGTATCTCGTGAATGCAGtccatgtccttggtgatgGCAACTGGAaatggagaaaacaaaaagaaaaagaaaacacacatgatgcataaatattacatttaaaaagaaatcatatttattgaaagatggactttatcatttctttcaaagGACAAAATGTCATCCAGATTACAACCCATGGTGGATCCATGCGGGGACACATAGGGTTTAAgatgcccccttttttttaataaaataattaacagagaaaaactggaggacgtgcgtgtggtcccccccccccccccacaatttgcagaattcctggacccacccctgaaaactgcaaaaaatactggtacatgggagccaggatgctacattctatgcttgtgtatagttgatgtcattctttttatttgctattaTATGGCAACAATAGCGTCATTTAATCCAgattactaatggatattcCAACAGGATTGATtcagcaatatctggttgggtttccCAACAAGGTTAAGGCTGTACTAACACTCACCAGTGAGAAGTTGGTCGGACCTGACATTCTGCTGGGATGAATCTGACGGTGCTCCTTCATTGTTCAATACTAGCATTGGTATCTCAGGAAGGCAGTTGATGTCTTTTTTGATGCCAACTgtaaatgaggaaaacaaaatatacatagcccatgtttattttattgtctctatctgatttttttttttttaagattgaatttttttaaattcttttttattttagatTAACCTTTTAATACCACAGTTTTCAGAAAGCCCTATTTAAATGTCCATAAACAAGACTTGCCCATGAGCAGAGATCGGACAGACTGGTGATCTGCATTAATGCAAAAACAGTCAAACGGTACATGTATCCTCATTTGAAAATTGCTCATAGATTATCACTCTGCTTGGAAGGTCCAAGTACAATTGGCAGACAAGCTTCATTCTCCAGTTGTGTGTTAGCCATTTGCTACAATATGACAAGAAGGATAACATGTCATCCAGATTGCAACCAGTGGTTGATTCATGTGGGGCACATCAGGTGTAAGATaccctttatttttatttttttaacaaaagaaatgaacagaaaaactggaggacatgcatgtggttccccccccccccccaacttcacagaattcctggacccacccctgacaactgAAAAAAACACTGGTACATCGTAGCTAGGATAAtacattctttgcttgtgtgtaGTTTATGTCATCCTTTTTAATTGCTATTAAAGTTTATAAGACAGCAATAGCATAATTCAATCTTAATTACTAATGGATTTTCCAACAAGATTACTgcagcaatatctggttgggtttccCAACAAGATTAAGGCTTTACAAATACTCACCAATGAGAAGTTGGTCAGACCTGACATTTTGCTGGGATGGATCTGATGGTGCTTCGTTGTTCAATTCTGGTATTGGTATCTCGTGAATGCAGtccatgtccttggtgatggcaactggaaatgaagaaaacaaaaagaaaaagaaaatacacacggtGCATAAATACTACATTCTTTTTAAAATCAcatttattgaaagattgactttatcatttctttgtaaTCCAGATTACAACCCATGGTGGATCTGCGCAAGGACACATGGGGTTTAAGATgccctttttttaaacaaaaaataaacagagaaaaactggagatGTCcgtgtggtcccccccccccccaatttacagaattccttgtcccacccctgacaactgcaaaaaacaCTGGTACATGGTAGCCAGGATGGTACATTCTTTGATTGTGTATAGTTGATGTCATtgatattccaacaagattGATTCAACCATATCTGCTTGGGTTTCTGAACAAGATTAAGgctttacaaacactcaccattgagaagttggtcagagctgacattctgCTGGGATGGATCTAACGGTGCTCCTTCAATGTAGATGATGTCCTTTTTGATGCCAACTTtaaatgaggaaaacaaaatatacacagtgcatatatttttcactgttaacatcatatttttttaaaagttgaattcatttttttatattaagATTAACCTTTTAATACCACATTTGTCACATAACCCTATGTAAATGTCCACAAACAAGAGTTTTATTTTTGCCCATCAGCAGAGATCAGACAGACTGGTGATCTGCATTAAAtgcaaaagcagtcaagcggtacatgCATCCTCTTTCCACAGTCAATTGCATGTGCTTATGAAGAACACAAAAACATCATTGGAAGTGAGGCACAAAAATAGCATTTGCTGATAGGCTTACAAACTCTTTTGTTACGTATAGGGCACCCGAATGGGGTCAGCAAGTCAAAAAATTTTAAACTCGGCCTGGCTGGCTACACACATAGATCTTCAGTTTTGCGGTAAAACAAGGGCATTATGAAATTGGAAAAAGTAACTAACACAAAATACAAGCAGATGtgacacaaaaaaagaaaagatactgATAGAAGGTCTAGTATCTGTTCAttaaagttttttgtttttgttttttgtttttttttaggcataacccaaataaacatgaattaaaGCTACACAAGTACATGCTCatgtctttattttgaaaacatggtatACCAGGTTGTGCTGTATATGAGTTGACACCATGAAAATGTAATATACCAGGCCCTACTTAAATGCATTCATGCAGTATGAAGTAAGCTACTTCTAACATTGCAGCACAGTTATGAAGTTATTAGAGGCattgaataaacacacacactgtatactGTCCATACGTTTTACTACAAGTATGTATTAATTTGTGTGCACTCAATCTTACCTAATTTCGCCCGGTAAAtgttgtcatcatcgtcataatcaGAAGTATCATCTTCGTCACTGCTGTCTACGCCAAGTACGGTGCTCGTGTTTCCATCATCGCTACTGCTTTCAGAATTCTCTCCCCTGTACACAGCAGTAACTGTGCCTTTCCACAGTTTCCTGTGCCATCGCATTGACACACGAACTCCAAGTCGTGGGAAGCTGCCCTTCCTGAATTTCAGCTGATCAACAGCTACGGTATTCCTCGTACCCATCTTTGTCCCAAAGGACTTCAACATCTGGTGGTTTCCCTGAGGACAAAGACctgtaacaaacaaaaacaaaaacattcactacaagtgtattaaaaaaaaatttaattttaGCAGAAATGTTTTACCTCAAGTCTATCTAGTGGTCTATTTTTACATtgatcataaaaatgcaaaagcacaaTTCAACTCATAATACTATAAACGGATAGAGGGCGAAGATTCCCTGTGCTTATGGTACTGCAAAACTACCCTCTAGAATGTGTGGGCACCTATAGCCTATAGCTAGGTTAGATCTGACAATTGGAACATTGCATTTAGACCtaaatttatatattttaattGTAGTGGAACATCAGTGTATTACTATTAGATATCACAGGAGGGGCTTACTCAAGTACTGCCCTCTGGCCTGTTAATACACTAAAGCAGGGCTGCatgccaacactggaaactagttgagagtgagactcccataggccaatgctataattcaggagtcaaaatgagtgagatcaatagaaatgcatgcaaatgaaataaagttttagagtgagaaaggaccaaaatgagtgagtctcacgctcaatgcgtgagagttggcagccctgatatTAAAGCCTTCATTGCAGTGATTTCAATATTATGGAGACTTGGCACTCACAGCGACATAAAAATGCATGCGATAAAAACATACTCAGTACTGGTACCCGTACAAAGCTTTTGCAGTTGCCTAGATCTCTGAACAACACATATGTATTTATGGGCCAGCATTATTTAATCCTACTCCTAGAGTCCCAGGAATCCTAGTAGGCCTATCAGATAAATTTACAGACGTTGGTGAAATTATTCATATTTACTAGGCCTATAGCCAGTATAGGCCCTTCGGCTTCTACTAGCTCCTTCCTTGGCTTACATTGGCAAATTCACATGAGATACATTACACTCAGATTtgggtgtttttctttgtgtgtgtttgcaatcTTGGGGCTCAATCGGCCATAGATATATAAGTAAGTATAGAACCTATCATCAGAACTCTAGGGCCCTTCACTCAATGATGAACCAGCGATTAGCCGCTCTGTTGGCTGTGACCACGTAACTTGTTAGACTCGTCCGACTAGTAATCTCGTACTTTTTGTGGTAATTCCCAAACAACTCACCCTATATGGACCATAAGCACATAAAGTCAACTCAACGAGATCATTGTGAACGTTGTTTTTCTAGACTAAAAGGGTCTATGATTTAAACCCTACTAAACTGTACTGATTACTATGTATAGAGTATCCCTTTGTACCCACATATTTATCTATACACAGGACTACACCTAACAACAAAACGAAATATTTTGGAAAACCCACGACAATCTGCGTATTTATCTTGACAAGTGACAATCTTACGGATAGAACTTGCCTGGGtctgttcattttatttgaaattccATGATCTCATAGCTACTCATTGTAAAACTCACCGGTCCTGGGGAGGGTCCGGTTGACGCTCCATCGTCTGCTTCTGCCAGTTCTGGCGATACGACACCTTCTCTGAACGCGACTCGAAGATTCGCGACCACCCGAACCGACGTATAGCGGTACGTCGGTTCGGATGAACGCCTTCAGCCAATTCGCGTTCAGGCAAAATGAcgtatatcaaatttctctgttaaaaacacaaaatccggtttcaaaattttgtgagtaGAAAGAGTGTGTGCTGGGCTTTCTTAAAACggcaaaatctgaaattcgAAAAATTTACCGAATTTTGAcatatacgacggttcggatggTCGCCGACGATGTTCAAATGCGCTTTACCATCAGGATTAATAACATTAATGAAACAAGTGAACAGTATACTACATGGTTCAAGAAATGTTTACTCATGTAGATACACACGTATCTATCACAGTgttatagtgtgtgtgtgtttttgtgtgtgttttatctaTTTAATCTGTTTATTcgtaatatatttatatctttattcaCATCTATTTAATCTATTTATTcgtaatatatttatatctttattcaCATACTTATTTTTTGTCAGGCCCAATTCTGTCTATTTAGTTTGTGTGTTTAGCTATGACGTGTCCTCACATATTTTCGCGTTTCCTTACCCAGTGTGTTTCACCTTTCTCTTTCACTCGTTTCTTCATCAGTCTTTTATCCGTTCCCTCTTCTCACCCATTCTACTTTCTATCAAAAGTGGATGTAAAAGTATACAACTAAGGCATTCACTGCCCCAGGAAAATCGTTCATCGAGTTTGGCGGGAATCTTTATTATCAGAAAGAGTAGTACTGGCGAGTTGTGTTGTCAGTTAAGACAGATTTTCTACGGGCATTTTATCTTGCGTAATTATTGGTATACGATCACGAGGTCAATATCTCACTAAGATAAGGAAAGACAGGGCTCATATCTTGTGTACGCTAGTTTTGAAATTGCCACAGCTCTCATGGTCAGTGCTTTCAGTTAGAATCGTTACCAGTCTCTCTGAGTGGCACTGGAGATGTGCAGCCTGACATTAAGTGCGTCTTCTGTGGTAGGATGATGTGAGATTGAAACTTTCTCCCTGCTCTGCAAGTTATCATAACAGCGCATAATTGGACCACGTGATATAAGGCTCTCTTTCGTACACAGTCGTGGCGGCTCTGTCAAAACAGAGCGAGATTACGTATCACACATAGGTTCATGGACGACCGTCGTATGGATGTATCGGGGAGAAGCCGAGAGAGGGGAAATACAGCACGTGAAAGAGATAAGGGGGATGGCGGGTAGGGAGGGAAAAGAGGGGAAAACAGGAGAAAAAGATGGAAAGAAAAGGAGGTGGCATTCACCATTTGCTGTATCGATGACAGTGCCGATTTGTATAAAAGGGAATTCTTGGTTAAAGCGCCTCATCGTACCTATTGAGCAAGGGACGGGTATACAAGTAGCCTTGGTAGGCCTGCTGGGAGGGAGCCgcgggagggagggggagataaCTCAAAACGAGGCGAGTGCGCCATTTAAAGTGTTTCAGTATGGGAGGTCGATGGCGTAAGGAGATGGAATGGTGAGCGATAGAAACATATTCTATGAGGAcgacagaatttttttttcatcgttaTCATGGTGAAAGTTGACAGTACAAACAGGCAAGGTCTCATtgatggacagacagacggatagacagacagacagatagacagacagagtcGGAAGGGAATGAGCATGATGGTGACGGTCACCTGTGCTGAAACGCAGCCTCAtttatgaataataaatgatgatgatggtgatgatgataatgaaaataatcctATAAAGAAAAAATCCGTGCTGATTATAAGGCATGTGCCaatatatagatacatgtatacatataagtTAGTTTATTTCTTTGTGGGTTTTCTCCTATTTTTAGATCTTATCGAGGTTAAAGCTGCACATAAGAAAGATCTAAAGGTCAGGGGGAGTCTTCAGATATCTATTTCACCCGTCATCTACACAGTACACTGTTTTCGTGGATATATAGTCATCCACGGAAATCTTCCAGCTATCGTCTGCTAGTAAATGCCCATGCATTCACGTCGATCCCGTGTGACGAATGGGTCTTTGTTTGTGCTGCGTTGTGGGTAATCCCAAACAGTGCTGCCCGGTGGCGCCCTCATACGACAGCGGCAAgggtgtgtgcgtgcgtgcgtcgtgtgtgtgtgttgtgtgtgtgtggattatTTTTTCCTCTCCATGGTGCTTCGCAGCGGAAATACAAATGGCTTTCTAATAGCGCCCAAACGCTCGAAGCCGGCGAGAAGAGAATTGTAGAAGGTGAATATCGAAAATGTGAAGGAGGTGAAAAGCGAGACGCGAAGGGGACAAAGAAATTAAAGAGTAAGAGAGAAAGTCGAAGGCGAGGGTAGAACGAGGGGATGGGGAGAAAAGGACGTGTGTGTTTTAGTCCCACTGTGTAATCAGCCTCGACAAACATTTGCGTAAGCTTGGGGAAGCCAAGATTAGCAATGTGTGTACATGCAAGCAGGGAGCTTCTGGATGCCTTGTTCACGGTGCTTCAAGAAAATGACTTTTGGGGGCACGTCTAGTTAATGAGCATAATGAGAATAGGTCCAAATAAACACTTTAATGAGAATAATGTCTGCAACACGAATGTATCATGAATTAGGATAAGAATTACCGAACAATACTGAAGAGGACGAAAGAAAATACGATAGTAATCCGCCAAGGAATGGACATACATTTAGAAAAGGTAGCTCTTATTTTATACGGAAAGTGCATGATCATCATTACTTCCGTACTAGTCATAACATAATGACATTTATTCAACAGAAATGCAATATCAAAAGCCTTCCTTATTTCAGATTGACAAAACAATCTTACAATGGAACCATTTTCAAATTGCTGAAACCGTCCATGCCCTTATGTATTCATTGTAATGCCGATACGCCTACACGTaatttctaacattttgagATATCATTCCTTTTTGCAGGTACTATCCCCTTTTCAGGATCGTTTGACGAATTCAGAATCTATGTTAGTGTTATAATTGATTGCTCGAAATCACAGCCTTAGATTTCTTGGATACCCTGTAGACGGGGCGTTCGGTTATATCTCCAATTCTGTGGCAACTGAATCAAGCCGCGAGTTTACTCAGCCTTTCGTTGGTCTAACAATTCGCGCGCAGTGTGGTGAAAAAGATATGCAGACGATTTCATTTTGATCACCAAATTCAGCCTATTCAGCCtagtcctcccccccccccccccttgccatCAATCCACGGTTTATTAAATGAATTGAATCCTTAGGTTACACCATTCACTCTCTGGGTCTTCAATGACGGTATAATGATTGAAACAAACAGTTCTTTCGATGCTCACAGGGGGCTGTGGAATTGGGTAGGTGTTAATATCCACAGAGGACGCGCCATACCTGAGTATTGGGCGTAGACTTGGCGCCAATTTGAGCATTACCTTAAAATCCCCTTTTCTACCAGTTCTACCAGTGTGCAAGTATAGGGAAGTGTGATTGAGACCATGTTGTGTTTTTCACATCTCGTATTTTCGCTGCAACAATGGCCTCACCACACACGTGCTTAGTTCAAATGCactttttgatatttcacaatGACCATCTCAACAACGTTTCTGCGACTATCGTCCACGTTCCTGCGCTGCGCAGTTACGCGCTGACCCTACACTCTAAACAGACGACACTGACGCGGGGCAACGCAGTCCTCTCCCTCGATAAACGATTTCTAGAATGGCGCGGTATCATGACAAATACTGTGACAAATTTCCCTCTGTCTCCCTGAGATTGCAGAGATATGTTGAGAGTATAATGTTGACATCCACACAGCTTGTTCTTCTGTCACTTTTTTTCGTCACGTGTTGAGATGCCACATCAAAAGCGCGTGGACGCATGAATGAGTACATCAGCACAAGCGGATACTGTACTTGATGATTATGCTCTTTTTTAGGTAAGCATCTTCGGTGGTAACTGATATAACgatctttttgttttccctCGTCGAATAACTGGGTGTAGTATGCTGTGTACACTCGACATGTCGACTGGAGTAGTTGATAAGCGTTGCACAACAAATATAGAAGacgataatgaaaagaaaagatgatgttggcGCAGAAGAGTGATCTGCTGATACCGTAGAGCAAAGATGGGAAGGACGAACAGATACCGGAGCAGACGACATATGCCTTTCGTGTTCCTTCATCTACTGTACCTTATTCAAGCTACGCATAATCGATTGGCTACTTTTCCCGCTTAGCTGTCATTCTTTCTTCATCGTGTTCATGGGTCATTACAGACGACAATGTGGAATTTAGAcgtcttctcttctttcttttttaatacctTTCATTACGACAATTCATCCTCCTTGGACGGGCCTCATGCTCCCTGTCGATATTTCATTGAGCGTGGACGTTTGCCAAGGACAGATAGGCCCATACGAAAGAAGGTAGACGAAGGTTTAATCCGTTAGTTGTATAATTGCTAACTTTACTCTTGTTTCGCATGAATCATACGCGTTGAATGTATATAAGTCTAGCGAGAGCGTCCATTTTTTTGGTTTAAGACTCGGTATCCTTTCGTAGCTTTTCACGACGCTGTGGAGAAGTAATGTGATTTTGATTCATCACTTATTACCTCTGCGcacgaagatttttttttttttaatcagaagagaagaaacaaaacagtaactgtcaaaaaaaaaatgagtttcaTAGAAGTTGGTTCATCGGTGGGACAAGTTCCGAGGTAGAGAAAATAACGTACTCTGACTCTGTGAAGGATCGGACAGGGCGTCAATAGACAAAGACACAAGAAGAAACAAGACCAAGATGTGTTGATTTGCATTATCCGCAGATACAGTGAGCTTTAGACTGCATGATATGAAAGTGGATTAACGCAGCTCAGAAAAGAACTTGAATTGACGGCAAATGTGCGTGGTCGCTCTGGAGTTGTAGAAAGTACGCGGCTCTAACCACCTCACGGACAAATTAACGACCGATTTCCAACATCCTTCAAATATTCAATGGGTTTCCCGCTCATCCTATTATGTAACAGCCGTCAATCTATGCATTTTGATCCACACGACTGTATGTGACATACGGTTCAGGTGTTGGACAGGAACCAATTCAATCGATACGGCCCGGTGAAATGCTTTGTGACATGCGTCCACGTCGGATGTTTTTACCGagacttaaaaagaaaaaagagcgGCCAGTGAGAATGACCATAGCGGACAGGACATAGGGAAAGGGAcggagatagatagaaagagaaagacagaaagaaatggagagagagggaaagatgaGAAGAGAAGTGGGGAAGGAGAGATGAATGGAGTTTAGAGGAGAAATATTAGGTGAATAATAGTGACGCGCACGTCGCTGCCCTATTAGCGAAGCCATCTTGATGGCGAAGCGGTATCTTTCCCTCCTCTCACCAGCCGAGCAGCACACTACACTCAGACACTTGAAAACGTACACCGTAGAATGCCCCTGAGCCTACATGTGTACTCGTCTTTGTCTTTAGCAACGAGAGGAGTAAGAGggaaagagaggagagagagggaaaaaagccATCAATTCCATCGTGATCGAAGTACCCCGAACAAACCAACGGTGATCGGGTTTCGCCGCCGCTGTTTTTACATATTTACGTGTTTTACTTCGACTCTCAGAGAGAAGATGCCCCGAGTTTAGGAAAATATTTGAGCAAGATGAGCCGCGAAAGCAATTCTAAAAGTTTTTTAATATCGCCGGGTGGTGTGGGTTGTCAGGCAGGCAGGGTCGGGAGAAAATGAGAAAGCCTATTCGATACTGCATTGCCTGTAGTGGAAAATGCGAAGAGAAGTACTGGAGAAATCGTGCCTACTGTCAGCCGGTCGCCCAGCTCTGCATATCGCATGCGTCCACAGATCCGTAAGTGCATCTTGGAGCTAAACGTGACACACACATGCTAATAAACATCTTCACTTTTGAAGCCAAAGGGGGTAAAAGAGGCGGATGAAAAGATAACAAAGAATTAAAATTTATCATTGAAGAGAAGATCTGGGTGTATTCTAGATTTAGGAACCAGCCTGGAGTTTGGAGGGCGGACATGAGAGCACGATT includes these proteins:
- the LOC140231015 gene encoding uncharacterized protein, encoding MLKSFGTKMGTRNTVAVDQLKFRKGSFPRLGVRVSMRWHRKLWKGTVTAVYRGENSESSSDDGNTSTVLGVDSSDEDDTSDYDDDDNIYRAKLVGIKKDINCLPEIPMLVLNNEGAPSDSSQQNVRSDQLLTVAITKDMDCIHEIPIPELNNEAPSDPSQQNGSSNQLLTVSITKDMDCIQEIPMLVLNNEAPSDPSRRMSSLTNFSLLASPRTWTAFKRYQYTLCTRIEQ